A stretch of the Coprobacillus cateniformis genome encodes the following:
- a CDS encoding MurR/RpiR family transcriptional regulator — MLIQDRFEKCTFSNSERVVIDFILNQKMDIQNMTTKEIGEATYTAPSTLIRIAHKMGFQGWNELKSAYLQELKYLETHFCHVDANIPFLENDTIMSIASKIAILKKESIDDTLSLITHDDLQKAIQIIRKASSIHLFAVSNNLLITQEFKHNMSRIQKHVEICSLQSEILFQATLAASSTCAIIVSYSGETDILNRCILALKQNQIPIIAITNIGDNTTARLSDCVLKICTREKLYSKIATYSTDSAIEYLLDVIYSCVFALDYQYNLDLRMKTSQVIESDRYSTVELIKEEHYK, encoded by the coding sequence ATGTTAATTCAAGATCGGTTTGAAAAATGTACTTTTTCTAACAGCGAAAGAGTTGTTATCGATTTTATTCTCAATCAAAAAATGGATATTCAAAATATGACAACGAAAGAAATAGGCGAAGCCACATATACAGCACCATCCACCCTCATAAGAATCGCTCATAAAATGGGCTTTCAAGGATGGAATGAATTAAAATCTGCATATTTACAAGAACTTAAATATCTAGAAACACATTTTTGTCATGTAGATGCTAATATTCCTTTTCTAGAAAATGATACTATCATGTCAATTGCTTCTAAGATTGCTATACTCAAAAAAGAATCTATCGATGATACCCTTTCTTTAATTACACATGATGACTTGCAAAAAGCCATTCAAATTATTCGTAAAGCCTCTTCTATTCATCTCTTTGCAGTCAGTAATAATTTATTAATTACTCAAGAATTTAAGCACAATATGTCAAGGATTCAAAAACATGTTGAGATATGTTCCTTACAAAGTGAAATTCTTTTCCAAGCTACACTTGCTGCTTCATCAACATGTGCAATTATTGTTTCTTATTCTGGTGAAACGGATATTCTAAACAGATGTATCCTTGCCCTTAAACAAAATCAAATTCCTATCATAGCAATTACCAATATTGGAGATAATACAACTGCCCGATTATCTGATTGTGTACTCAAAATCTGTACTCGAGAAAAACTCTATTCTAAAATTGCAACTTATTCTACAGATAGTGCTATCGAATATCTTCTTGATGTCATTTATTCATGTGTTTTTGCATTAGACTATCAGTACAATCTTGATTTAAGAATGAAAACTTCACAAGTTATTGAATCTGATCGATATTCTACTGTTGAACTTATTAAAGAAGAACACTATAAATAA
- a CDS encoding MurR/RpiR family transcriptional regulator: MNIIQQLINHQNFTPTEQSINTYILENIHSIAKMSIQQLALATHSSNAAIIRICKKIGYKGYKDFKLALAIELESQKFINHSVDFSTPFYQSENYYEIINDISSLYKETINIVQAQLNINHLERISQLIINSQRIFIFAIGDSRITAMTFINKLMKINIYPILATENYEEIAMAYNMTPHDCAFFMTYNGTNNQFKTCAQILKRKNIPMITITANKNSRLVDYSDICIVIPDMENDYKIGTFYSQISFQFILTVLYSFIYKYDYMHHHQHKKNLDFYIKK, translated from the coding sequence ATGAATATTATACAACAATTGATTAACCATCAGAACTTCACACCAACAGAACAAAGTATTAATACATATATCTTAGAAAACATTCATTCTATTGCCAAAATGAGTATTCAACAACTTGCTCTAGCCACTCATTCATCAAATGCTGCAATCATAAGAATTTGCAAAAAAATTGGTTATAAGGGTTATAAAGATTTTAAGTTGGCTCTCGCTATAGAACTTGAATCACAGAAATTCATTAATCATTCTGTTGATTTTAGTACGCCTTTCTATCAATCCGAAAATTATTATGAGATTATTAATGATATTTCATCTTTGTATAAAGAAACAATAAATATTGTACAAGCACAATTAAATATAAATCACTTAGAAAGAATCAGTCAATTAATCATCAATAGTCAACGCATATTTATTTTTGCAATTGGAGATTCTCGTATCACTGCTATGACTTTTATTAATAAATTAATGAAGATTAATATCTATCCTATTTTAGCAACAGAGAATTATGAAGAAATAGCAATGGCTTATAATATGACCCCTCATGATTGTGCTTTCTTTATGACTTATAATGGTACCAATAATCAATTTAAAACTTGTGCTCAGATCTTAAAAAGAAAAAATATACCCATGATAACTATAACAGCTAACAAAAATAGTCGATTAGTGGATTATAGTGATATATGTATTGTTATTCCTGATATGGAAAACGACTATAAGATAGGAACTTTTTATTCACAAATCTCATTCCAGTTCATCTTAACTGTTCTTTACTCTTTCATTTATAAATATGATTACATGCATCATCATCAACATAAAAAGAATCTTGATTTTTATATAAAAAAATAG
- a CDS encoding SDR family NAD(P)-dependent oxidoreductase, which yields MKQRKDRKFELKNQCIHQKIAIVTGASGGIGKEFVCELMKEDIDKIWVVGRNAERLSLLQKQYGDKIVCVCKDLTDSQDLLSIEALLVEQNVIISYLINNAGIAQMKPSKDLQPQEIEKTILLNCYAPVVLTNICLPFMKKGSIVMNISSASAFQPVPYINLYAATKSFEKSYSLALNEELKNLGINVIAVCPSWVDTDMLIREIHGKKVKFPGIVTPKQVVIKAMEDAKMGKELSICSIYVKCQYFYAKFMPRQWIMKIWMRSLRKLDHN from the coding sequence ATGAAACAAAGAAAGGATCGGAAATTTGAATTGAAAAATCAGTGTATACATCAAAAAATTGCAATTGTAACAGGTGCTAGTGGGGGGATTGGAAAAGAGTTTGTTTGTGAATTGATGAAAGAAGATATTGATAAAATTTGGGTTGTTGGAAGAAATGCTGAAAGGTTGTCTCTCCTTCAAAAACAATATGGAGATAAGATTGTTTGTGTTTGTAAGGACTTAACTGATTCTCAAGATCTATTGTCAATAGAGGCTTTGTTGGTTGAACAGAATGTTATTATCTCTTATTTGATTAATAATGCAGGTATAGCTCAGATGAAACCTTCAAAAGATTTACAGCCTCAAGAAATAGAAAAAACAATTCTTTTGAACTGTTATGCTCCAGTTGTGTTAACGAATATTTGTCTTCCTTTTATGAAAAAAGGTAGCATTGTCATGAATATATCTTCAGCTTCAGCTTTTCAACCTGTGCCCTATATTAATTTATATGCAGCTACAAAATCTTTTGAAAAAAGTTATTCTCTAGCTTTAAATGAAGAATTGAAAAATTTAGGAATAAATGTAATAGCAGTATGTCCAAGTTGGGTAGATACAGATATGCTCATCAGAGAAATTCATGGCAAAAAGGTAAAATTTCCTGGAATTGTTACACCAAAACAAGTTGTGATCAAGGCTATGGAAGATGCAAAAATGGGGAAAGAGCTATCTATTTGTTCGATATATGTCAAGTGTCAATATTTTTATGCTAAATTTATGCCACGACAATGGATTATGAAGATATGGATGAGGTCGTTAAGAAAACTGGATCATAATTAG
- a CDS encoding Gfo/Idh/MocA family oxidoreductase: MINKQMTVGYIGNGKSANRYHIPFVLQRQDKIKIKMIYTLDHSRDIWDEIPGVFYTENLDELLNDKDIQVIVISTPSAFHYDYAKMVLHAGNHCVVEKPFADTYQQAQEIFELAKQKNLTVECYQNRRFDSDFLTVQKVIESGKLGDLLELEMHFDYYRPHIPESVYEFSAINSYLYGHGCHTLDQVISYFGKPDHIHYDVRQLLGIGRMNDYFDLDLYYGTLKVSVKSSYYRIKERPSFVIYGKKGMFIKEKKDKQEEHLKLFYMPHHNDFGVDLPHEYGTLTYYDENNIYHEEKVISVNGDYGRYYDDLYETIINNAKPLVTPEQTLLQIEILEKGIVGLK; this comes from the coding sequence ATGATAAATAAACAAATGACAGTTGGATATATAGGCAATGGGAAAAGTGCAAATCGCTATCACATTCCGTTCGTTTTACAAAGACAGGATAAAATCAAAATCAAGATGATTTATACTCTTGATCATTCACGTGATATCTGGGATGAGATTCCTGGTGTTTTCTATACTGAAAATCTTGATGAATTATTAAATGATAAAGATATTCAAGTTATTGTTATTTCTACTCCATCAGCTTTTCATTATGATTATGCAAAAATGGTCCTTCATGCTGGCAATCATTGCGTTGTTGAAAAGCCTTTTGCTGATACCTATCAGCAGGCACAGGAAATCTTTGAACTCGCTAAACAAAAAAATCTGACTGTAGAATGTTATCAAAACCGTAGGTTCGATAGTGATTTTCTAACTGTCCAAAAAGTGATTGAATCTGGTAAATTAGGTGATTTATTAGAATTAGAGATGCATTTTGATTACTATCGACCACACATTCCAGAATCTGTTTATGAATTCAGCGCTATTAATTCCTATCTTTATGGACACGGCTGCCATACCCTTGATCAAGTGATTTCTTATTTTGGTAAACCAGACCATATTCATTATGATGTCCGTCAATTACTTGGTATTGGCAGAATGAATGATTACTTTGATTTGGATTTATACTATGGAACTTTGAAAGTTTCTGTAAAGTCTAGTTACTATCGCATTAAGGAAAGACCAAGTTTTGTTATTTATGGTAAGAAAGGTATGTTTATTAAAGAGAAAAAAGATAAACAAGAAGAACATTTAAAGTTGTTCTATATGCCTCATCACAATGATTTTGGTGTAGATTTACCCCATGAGTATGGAACTTTAACTTACTATGATGAAAACAACATTTATCATGAGGAGAAAGTCATCTCAGTAAATGGAGATTATGGTCGTTATTATGATGACTTGTATGAAACAATTATAAATAATGCAAAACCACTTGTCACACCTGAACAAACACTCTTACAAATTGAAATATTAGAAAAAGGCATCGTAGGTTTAAAATAA
- a CDS encoding ABC transporter ATP-binding protein has product MYLNVKGVKKFYGQGEGRIMVLKGIECIIEKGEICVLLGPSGSGKSTLLNLIGGIEDIDEGSIFVDQQDLGVMSSKELGQYRRKTLGFIFQSYHLVPHLTVKENIESGAYLSSSPIDIHDLLLKLGLEEHKNKYPNQLSGGQQQRTAIGRALAKNPSLLLCDEPTGALDYYTSKDILELLERLHQDYGTTILIVTHNDAIAKMAHRIMYLKDGQIVNIQMNPQPMAVKDIEW; this is encoded by the coding sequence ATGTATTTAAATGTTAAAGGTGTTAAAAAGTTTTATGGGCAGGGTGAAGGTCGTATTATGGTTTTAAAGGGGATTGAATGTATCATTGAGAAAGGTGAGATATGTGTTTTACTGGGACCTTCTGGTTCAGGGAAATCAACGTTATTGAATTTAATTGGTGGAATTGAGGATATTGATGAAGGAAGTATTTTTGTTGATCAACAAGATTTAGGGGTCATGTCTTCAAAAGAATTAGGACAGTATCGTCGAAAGACACTGGGGTTTATTTTTCAGTCTTATCATCTTGTTCCTCATTTAACTGTTAAAGAAAATATTGAATCTGGAGCCTATTTAAGTTCATCACCAATTGATATTCATGATCTTTTACTAAAGTTAGGGCTAGAGGAACATAAAAATAAATATCCTAATCAATTATCAGGTGGTCAGCAACAACGAACAGCTATTGGACGTGCTTTAGCAAAAAATCCAAGTCTTTTATTATGTGATGAACCAACAGGGGCATTGGATTATTACACATCAAAAGATATCTTAGAACTTCTAGAACGGTTACACCAAGATTATGGAACAACAATTTTAATTGTGACACATAATGATGCTATTGCTAAAATGGCTCACCGTATTATGTATTTAAAAGATGGTCAAATTGTCAATATCCAAATGAATCCTCAGCCTATGGCTGTGAAAGATATTGAATGGTAG
- a CDS encoding TetR/AcrR family transcriptional regulator, with product MNRVQKEDTRERLLFFAKQEFLEVGYQKSSLRKICKNAGVTTGALYFFFKDKADLFDALVRDFADEIMTLLKEHSSQEEAMHQKQFDHTITLDISFGKELISTYYAHQDIGQLLINCSQGTVYEDYFEQIRQFIEARILVVLEKLLDFPNPVFNECTLHWLSHLQVHSFLHVLSHNYSEEKALQQIEIVVTFLRNGFNSLMEEALLRK from the coding sequence ATGAACAGAGTGCAAAAAGAAGATACAAGAGAGCGGTTATTGTTTTTTGCTAAACAGGAGTTTCTAGAAGTTGGTTATCAAAAATCATCACTACGGAAAATTTGTAAAAATGCAGGAGTGACGACAGGAGCATTATATTTTTTCTTCAAGGATAAGGCAGATTTGTTTGATGCTTTAGTCCGTGATTTTGCAGATGAAATCATGACATTATTAAAAGAACATTCTTCACAAGAGGAAGCAATGCATCAAAAGCAATTTGACCATACAATTACATTGGATATTTCTTTTGGGAAAGAACTGATATCAACTTATTATGCTCATCAGGATATTGGACAGTTATTGATTAATTGTTCTCAAGGTACAGTATATGAAGATTATTTTGAACAAATTCGCCAATTTATAGAAGCACGTATTCTGGTTGTTTTAGAAAAATTATTAGATTTTCCCAATCCTGTATTTAATGAATGTACATTACATTGGTTATCACATTTACAAGTTCATTCATTTTTACATGTATTATCTCATAATTATAGTGAAGAAAAGGCTTTACAACAAATTGAAATTGTTGTTACCTTTTTAAGAAATGGATTTAATTCTTTAATGGAAGAGGCTTTATTGAGAAAGTAA
- a CDS encoding Gfo/Idh/MocA family protein, translating into MKLGILGTGMIVKDLLTTIHELKIESIYILGTQQTEEETKSLCEQYHLDGYDLNYDDLLKRNIDTIYVALPNHLHYTFAKKALENGKHVIIEKPITANTFELKELIKIAKTKHLFMMEAMNIHYLPAYQTLKENIHRIGQPKIVSFNYSQYSSRYDDFKQNKIHPAFDYHKAGGALMDLNVYNIHGIVGLFGKPKRIQYLANIEKQIDTSGILTLDYGNFKAVSIGAKDCKAPVMLTLQGDQGVLRIDTPINQLTKFEYINNQNESIIINKDENKHRLFYEFKQFINMIDYHDEMKVNYMLEISFIVSEIMQEARLQEGIVFDNDK; encoded by the coding sequence ATGAAACTAGGAATACTTGGCACTGGAATGATTGTAAAGGACTTATTAACAACCATTCATGAATTGAAAATTGAGTCTATCTATATTCTAGGGACTCAGCAAACAGAAGAAGAAACAAAATCGCTTTGTGAACAATATCATCTAGATGGATATGATTTAAATTATGATGATTTGTTAAAACGTAATATTGATACTATTTATGTCGCTTTACCTAATCACTTACATTATACATTTGCTAAAAAAGCATTAGAAAATGGAAAACATGTGATTATTGAAAAACCTATTACTGCAAATACTTTTGAACTCAAAGAATTAATCAAGATTGCAAAAACAAAACACCTTTTCATGATGGAAGCTATGAATATACATTACCTTCCCGCCTACCAAACCTTAAAAGAAAATATTCATAGAATTGGTCAACCTAAAATTGTGAGTTTTAATTACAGTCAATATTCATCACGTTATGATGATTTTAAACAAAACAAGATTCATCCTGCTTTCGATTATCATAAAGCTGGTGGTGCATTAATGGACTTAAATGTCTATAACATACATGGAATTGTTGGATTATTTGGTAAACCAAAAAGAATTCAATACCTTGCAAACATTGAAAAACAGATTGATACAAGTGGTATATTAACATTAGATTATGGAAATTTTAAAGCAGTCAGTATTGGTGCTAAAGATTGTAAAGCGCCAGTTATGTTAACACTGCAAGGTGATCAAGGTGTTTTACGTATAGATACACCGATTAACCAACTCACAAAATTTGAATATATCAATAACCAAAATGAGAGTATAATTATCAATAAAGATGAAAACAAACATCGTCTTTTCTATGAATTCAAACAATTTATTAACATGATAGATTATCATGATGAAATGAAAGTCAATTATATGTTAGAAATTAGTTTCATAGTAAGTGAAATTATGCAGGAAGCAAGATTACAAGAAGGGATTGTATTTGATAATGATAAATAA
- a CDS encoding SemiSWEET transporter, which yields MIGTIAAILTTLSFLPQAYQVIKTKDTSGISLGMYTMFVLGVFLWIIHGWNVQDYNLIGANAITFVFAIIILSYKIKYK from the coding sequence ATGATTGGAACAATTGCAGCAATTTTAACAACGCTATCTTTTTTACCACAAGCATATCAAGTGATAAAAACAAAGGATACTTCAGGGATATCCTTAGGAATGTATACAATGTTTGTATTAGGTGTTTTTTTATGGATTATTCATGGTTGGAATGTTCAAGATTATAATCTTATTGGTGCCAATGCTATTACATTTGTATTTGCTATTATTATTTTATCTTATAAAATAAAATATAAATAA
- a CDS encoding TetR/AcrR family transcriptional regulator produces the protein MPKSPERCQEIRQEMRSKILHESMLYFAKNGFSGTKISDLSQYIGIAQGTIYVYFQSKEDLFQEIFSIVNNHQDINDMKCLTYLPISAKQKILQLSHSLMQRLEQDESYAAKITLNTQMMFEKNDFRSRDTTYQSELYKYVAKIIKQGQKEKTVVTGSAMKLADYYWGVIYLYALKKLFTTKYEMISANDLARILLKDETKKGSEI, from the coding sequence ATGCCAAAATCACCAGAGAGATGTCAAGAAATACGTCAAGAGATGCGATCTAAAATTTTACATGAATCTATGCTTTATTTTGCAAAAAATGGATTCTCAGGAACAAAAATAAGTGATTTGTCTCAATATATTGGAATTGCTCAAGGAACAATATATGTTTATTTTCAGTCTAAGGAAGATTTGTTCCAAGAAATTTTTTCAATTGTTAATAATCATCAGGATATCAATGATATGAAATGTTTAACGTATCTGCCTATTTCAGCAAAACAAAAAATTCTTCAATTATCTCATAGTCTTATGCAAAGATTAGAACAAGATGAAAGTTATGCAGCCAAGATTACCTTAAATACACAGATGATGTTTGAAAAGAATGACTTTCGTTCAAGGGATACGACTTATCAATCAGAACTTTACAAATATGTTGCAAAAATCATAAAACAGGGTCAAAAGGAAAAAACTGTCGTTACAGGATCAGCGATGAAATTGGCTGATTATTACTGGGGGGTTATCTACCTTTACGCATTAAAAAAATTATTTACAACAAAATATGAAATGATTTCAGCTAATGATCTGGCACGTATTTTGTTAAAAGATGAAACAAAGAAAGGATCGGAAATTTGA
- a CDS encoding heme-binding protein: MNKKDILQQEHELVFESFQHAFGLKFGLELIDYIQSHQLKSVGVRIVYKGLVIFQYLMDGKSEDIWLKRKERTVIESGHSSYYTFLHQDQYSTWIDNDNYTLGGGGFPITENQQVVGAICISGLKHDEDHQLIVEILRKLLKEDHL, translated from the coding sequence ATGAATAAAAAAGATATTTTACAACAAGAACATGAACTTGTATTTGAATCATTTCAACATGCTTTTGGATTAAAATTTGGTTTAGAGTTAATCGATTATATTCAATCACATCAACTTAAAAGTGTAGGAGTTCGTATTGTTTATAAAGGGTTAGTTATATTTCAATATCTTATGGATGGAAAAAGTGAAGATATATGGCTCAAAAGAAAAGAACGAACAGTAATCGAGAGCGGTCATTCTTCATACTATACTTTTCTACATCAAGATCAGTATTCTACATGGATTGATAATGACAATTATACTCTTGGTGGAGGAGGGTTTCCAATTACTGAAAATCAACAAGTTGTTGGTGCTATTTGCATATCTGGCTTAAAACATGATGAAGATCATCAATTAATTGTAGAAATTTTAAGAAAATTATTAAAGGAGGATCATTTATGA
- a CDS encoding MATE family efflux transporter: MNHQLTKGHITKSLLFFSLPMILGNLLQQFYNIADTFIVGQYLGSHALAAVGSSFTIMTFLTSIILGLCMGSGILFSMLFGAKEVDKMKTSFFVSFIGIAVLAVIIEILCLLCIHPILTFLNIPTDIYQQTYDYLWIIFFGFFFTFLYNYFSCVLRALGNSRVPLIFLAIATTVNIILDIFFIVSLNLGVGGAALATIIAQAMSGIGIMIYVFMTQKELLPQKQHYHFDIDIFRKIRDYSLLTCIQQSVMNFGILMIQGLVNSFGVITMSTFAAAVKIDSFAYMPVQDFGNAFSTFIAQNKGAHQEERIQKGLKSAICISTIFCLMISFGVVVFAKELMLIFIHPEEVEMIRQGVQYLQIEGMCYLGIGCLFLLYGYYRGIGKPGISVILTVISLGLRVVLAYLFAPAFGSVAIWWAIPIGWFIADLTGIVYGIKKENWLHTKT, encoded by the coding sequence ATGAATCATCAATTAACAAAAGGACATATTACAAAGTCATTATTATTTTTTTCTTTACCAATGATTTTAGGAAATTTATTACAACAATTTTATAATATTGCCGATACTTTTATTGTTGGGCAATATCTTGGTTCACATGCTTTGGCAGCAGTTGGATCATCATTTACGATTATGACTTTTTTAACATCTATCATTTTAGGCTTATGTATGGGGAGTGGAATTTTATTTTCAATGTTGTTTGGAGCCAAAGAAGTTGATAAAATGAAAACTTCATTTTTTGTTTCTTTTATAGGAATTGCAGTGCTTGCTGTGATTATTGAGATATTATGTTTATTATGTATTCATCCAATCTTAACCTTTCTCAATATTCCTACAGATATTTATCAGCAAACATATGATTACTTATGGATAATCTTTTTTGGTTTTTTCTTCACCTTTCTTTATAATTATTTTTCTTGTGTTTTAAGAGCTTTAGGTAACTCAAGAGTCCCTTTAATCTTTTTAGCCATTGCTACTACTGTGAATATTATCCTTGATATATTCTTTATTGTTTCTTTAAATTTAGGTGTTGGTGGAGCTGCACTTGCAACTATTATTGCTCAAGCAATGAGCGGCATTGGAATCATGATTTATGTTTTTATGACTCAAAAAGAGCTTCTACCACAGAAACAGCATTATCACTTTGATATAGATATTTTTAGAAAAATAAGAGATTATTCATTGCTGACTTGTATTCAACAATCAGTAATGAATTTTGGTATCTTAATGATTCAAGGTTTAGTCAACAGTTTTGGTGTTATCACGATGTCGACTTTTGCAGCAGCAGTTAAAATTGATTCTTTTGCTTATATGCCTGTGCAGGATTTTGGAAACGCATTTTCAACCTTCATTGCACAAAACAAAGGTGCTCATCAAGAAGAAAGAATTCAAAAAGGTTTAAAGTCAGCTATTTGTATATCAACAATTTTCTGTTTAATGATTTCTTTTGGGGTTGTTGTCTTTGCTAAAGAATTGATGCTCATCTTTATTCATCCAGAAGAAGTTGAAATGATTCGTCAGGGAGTTCAATATTTACAAATAGAAGGTATGTGTTATTTAGGCATCGGTTGTCTATTTCTTCTCTACGGTTATTATCGTGGTATAGGAAAACCAGGTATTTCAGTGATCTTAACTGTTATTTCTTTAGGTCTTCGTGTTGTACTGGCGTATTTATTTGCACCAGCATTTGGTTCAGTAGCCATTTGGTGGGCAATCCCAATTGGCTGGTTCATTGCTGATTTAACAGGTATTGTATATGGTATAAAGAAAGAAAATTGGTTACATACGAAAACATAA
- a CDS encoding Rpn family recombination-promoting nuclease/putative transposase has product MYTVTHHDVLLNTTPDPTLKDFFKQKERFADLINCLLFHGHTVLCDENLSLYDSNSSTVFDHKAIEMSVNKGRDIMMRVNHNDLALLIGLENQQTIDYTMPFRILVYDTITYNQQLNILNDAARKSFHPLPVTTCVLYYGDKKWIQPHTLTEIMKIPHTYRDLINDWNGHIYDIKDIDLSKLRQPDNYMMVKAVQIFYSWDKNIESLRDMILTKEVAVVVATIIGNKKFSIKVQKEESEEINMCTVFDEYVREREMKGEIKGKVSLLLTQLKSKFGVLSDELIMKLETSTADELNQVTLTILNAKTEEDILKTWS; this is encoded by the coding sequence ATGTATACTGTGACTCATCATGATGTTCTATTGAACACTACACCAGATCCAACTCTCAAGGACTTCTTTAAACAAAAGGAGCGATTTGCTGACCTTATCAACTGTCTTCTTTTTCACGGACATACTGTACTGTGTGATGAAAATCTATCTCTCTATGACTCTAACAGTTCTACTGTTTTTGATCATAAGGCTATAGAAATGAGCGTTAACAAGGGAAGAGATATTATGATGAGAGTCAATCATAATGATTTGGCTCTACTGATTGGCCTTGAAAACCAACAGACAATTGATTATACTATGCCCTTTCGGATATTGGTTTATGATACGATTACATACAATCAGCAGTTGAACATACTCAATGATGCTGCTAGGAAGTCATTTCATCCACTACCAGTTACAACCTGTGTGCTTTACTATGGCGATAAAAAATGGATTCAGCCGCATACCCTCACAGAAATAATGAAGATACCCCATACATATAGGGATTTGATTAATGATTGGAATGGTCATATCTATGATATCAAGGATATTGACCTCAGCAAGTTAAGACAGCCAGATAATTATATGATGGTAAAAGCAGTACAGATATTTTATAGCTGGGATAAGAATATAGAGAGTCTAAGAGATATGATATTAACTAAGGAAGTTGCAGTTGTTGTAGCTACAATTATAGGTAACAAGAAATTCAGTATCAAAGTCCAGAAAGAAGAAAGCGAGGAGATAAATATGTGCACTGTATTTGATGAATATGTCAGAGAAAGAGAAATGAAAGGTGAAATTAAGGGAAAAGTTTCACTACTATTAACACAATTAAAAAGCAAGTTTGGAGTTTTATCTGATGAATTAATCATGAAATTAGAGACAAGTACAGCTGATGAACTTAATCAAGTGACACTGACTATACTCAATGCAAAAACTGAAGAAGATATATTAAAAACTTGGAGTTAA